The genomic segment ACAATCGATATTTCATCAAAGCGCTCTCCGAAAAATAGTCGGAAAAAGCTTGCGTTGTATTTCTGTATCGTCCGTCAATAGGCGAAATAGCAGTTAATTGATTCAATTCCATTTTTAAAATTTAAAGCCCGAAGATACTAAAAAGTGAACTCAAAAAAATAATTTTTCGAGCGTATTTACTTAGGATTATCGCTTTTTTGCTAATTATCTATTATTCTCATTTTTATATTTCTTCTAAAATTGCAAGGATGAAAATTTATTTTCCGACCTTCGCGCTCGTATGTATTTAGAAAAACTTTCCTTACTCAATTTTAAAAATTACGCTGAAGCGGAATTCACTTTTTCAGCGCAAATCAACTGTTTTTCGGGCAATAACGGAGAAGGAAAAACAAATCTGTTGGATGCCATTCATTATTTATCGTTTTGTAAAAGTTTTTTTAATCCGATTGATAGCCAGAATATTCGCCACGAAGAATCTTTTTTTATGATTCAAGGTGCATTTGTTGCGAACAAGGAGCGCGATGAAATTTATTGTGCTCAAAAACGCAATCATAAAAAACAATTTAAACGGAATAAAAAAGAATACACGCGTTTAGCGGATCATATCGGCTTGTTTCCTGTGGTGATGATTTCTCCAGCAGATGCTGATTT from the Bacteroidia bacterium genome contains:
- a CDS encoding AAA family ATPase, with amino-acid sequence MYLEKLSLLNFKNYAEAEFTFSAQINCFSGNNGEGKTNLLDAIHYLSFCKSFFNPIDSQNIRHEESFFMIQGAFVANKERDEIYCAQKRNHKKQFKRNKKEYTRLADHIGLFPVVMISPADAD